The sequence below is a genomic window from Ignavibacteriales bacterium.
CAGATGATTGGTTTTATCATATTCTAGTCCTATTACTTGCGAAACTCTTGCGCTGTCGGGAACTGCCGAAACTCCGGCATTTCCAATAAGGGGATTAATCTTGTTTCCTTCTTTTAAAAAGAGGTTCATAACTTTGGCGAACACGATACCACCGGTTGTTGCAATCATAAATGAAACCGCACCAAGTATAAAAATTCCTATCGAATTCGCTGTCAGAAATGTAGTCGCCTGTGTTGATGCGCCTACAGTCAATCCAATCAGGATTGTAACGATATCTATCAACGCACCCTTTGCAGTGTCAGCCAGTCTTTTTGTTACACCGCTTTCTTTAAGAATATTTCCGAAGAATAACATCCCTAAGAGAGGCATTGCACTTGGAACAATTAAAGTTGTGAGTAATAATCCAAGTATAGGGAAAAGGATTTTTTCAGTTTTAGAAACTGAACGGGGAGGTTTCATTCTTATTCTTCGTTCTTTATCATTTGTTAACAACCGCATTATAGGAGGTTGAATAACAGGAACCAAAGCCATGTAAGAGTAAGCTGAAATTGCAATTGCTCCAACAAGTTCCGGCGCTAACTTTGATGAAAGAAAAATTGCGGTAGGACCATCGGCGCCGCCAATAATACCAATTGCAGCAGCTTGTTCTGGAAGAAATCCGAGATACAATGCTATCATATACGCGCCAAAAATACCAAGTTGTGCGGCAGCGCCTAACAACAACAACTTAGGATTTGAGAGCAACGCAGAAAAATCTGTCATTGCACCTATACCCAGAAAAATTAATGGCGGGTAAATTCCCTTTAAAACCCCGAAGTATAAATAACTCATTACACTGCCGGGTTCATATATTCCTATCTGCAAATTAGCGCCTTGAAGGAACGGAATATTTCCAACCAATATTCCAAAACCAATTGGTACAAGTAGTAATGGTTCATATTCTTTTGCTATTGCCAGATAGATGAATGACAATCCAACAGCTAACATCACAATATGCCCAATAGTAAAATGCGGAAAGGCGGTGTACTTAAAAAATTGATCGAAACCGTGAGCCATAAAATCGAATAGTTGTCCCATGATCAAGCTCCGATTTCAATTAGAATATCGCCTTCAAGAACTGAATCACCTTGTCTGACTTTTATTGATTTTATAACACCATCTTTATCAGCGTTGATATTGTTTTCCATCTTCATCGCTTCAAGCGTGATAAGTTTTGTGCCGACTTTTATTGCGTCACCTTCACGTACATGAACACCGAGTATAACCCCAGGTAGTGGTGATTTTACAAATCCCGCGCCTTTAGGAGCCGCAGGAGAACTCGTCTTTTGTTGTGAAGGTACGGATTCACTTGATGGAACCGCAACTGATCTGACAAGCTTAGGAGTTTTAGTTTGAGCGATAACTTTATCGACTTCAACTTTGTAAGTAGCTCCGTTAACTTCAATTTCGGCAATGTTATCTTCAACATTGATAATGTTAACGTCATATTTATTGCCCTGTATCGTAAATTTAAAATTTTTCATTTCTTTTATCCTCGTTTATCTGGGATGCTGTCTTAGTCCGTAAATTTTTGAACTCCACGGAGAATATGTTCTTGACACTTTATTAATTGTTAGTACCGTGTCTTCTTTGTCATGAATCTCAGCATAGTAAAGATGAATAGCCATTGCTATTGCAGCATTCACTTCGCCTGAAATTTCCTGTTCATCTTTTATTTCTTCTGATTTTCCTTCCCGGCGTAACAGTCTTTTCAGGTTTAACTGCATTACTTTTGACAGGTTAAAGAACACCGCATAAAGTAATAACAGTGCCATAAAGACAACTACATATCCGATCACTGTCATTCCAATTCCTAAAGGATCAATCTCCCTGAACAAATCAGAATTTTTATGGACAGTCGCTGCAGAAGAGTCAGTAACAATTTGAAGTAATAATCCTAGCAACATTTCTATACCTTTCTATAATGGAAGATTGGAATGTTTTTTAGGAGGATTAATATCTTTTTTGGTAGCCAATGATTGCAATGCACGAATCACTCTGAACCTTGTATTTCTTGGCTCAATCACATCATCAATGTAACCGTATTTGGCAGCAACATAAGGAGTCGCGAATTTTTTACGGTAATCTTCTTCTCTGTCTTTTACGAATTTGATTCTTTCTTCAGGATCAGGGATTAACTGTAATTCTTTTTGATGAAGAACTTCAATTGCACCTTTAGGTCCCATTACTGCAATCTCAGCACCGGGCCAGGCATAGTTAATATCGCCACGAAGATGTTTCGAACTCATAACATCATAAGCGCCGCCGTAGGCTTTACGAAGTATTACTGTTACTTTCGGAACTGTTGCTTCACCATAAGCGAATAATAATTTTGCACCGTGAATTATTATACCGTTGTATTCTTGCGCAGTACCTGGTAAGAATCCCGGTACATCAACAAAAGTTACAATCGGAATATTGAATGCATCACAGAACCTTACAAAGCGTGCAGCTTTTCTTGATGAATTAATATCAAGCACACCAGCAAGATAGTTAGGTTGATTAGCAACAATACCAACTGACATTCCATTAAACCGCGCAAAACCAGTAATGATATTAGGTGCATAGTGTCTTTGTATTTCTAAAAATTCATTGTAGTCAACAACAGCGTGAATTACATCTTTAACATCATAAGGTTTGTTTGTTGCTTCCGGAATCACTGTGTTTAATGAATCATCGAGTCTGTCAATAGGATCATCGCAGGGAATCAATGGCGGGTCTTCCAGATTATTCTGAGGAAGATAACTCAGGAGTTTTCTTATTAAAGAAATTCCTTCTTCTTCACTATCTGCAACAAAGTGTGTTACGCCTGATTTTGCGCCGTGAACCATTGCACCGCCAAGTTCTTCTTCATTAACAGTTTCACCTGTTACAGTCTTAACAACCTTTGGTCCGGTGACAAACATATAACTTGATTTGTTTGACATGATTATAAAATCAGTCAGGGCAGGGGAGTAAACCGCACCGCCTGCACAAGGTCCGAACACCGCTGATATTTGCGGAACAACTCCTGATGCAAGAATATTTCTTTGAAATATATCAGCGTAACCGCCAAGACTTTTTACACCTTCCTGGATACGAGCACCGCCGCTGTCATTGATACCAATAACCGGTGCGCCGACTTTCATTGCCTTATCCATTACCTTACAAATTTTTTGCGCATACATTTCTGATAATGAACCGCCGAAAACAGTAAAGTCCTGTGAGAAAACATAAACTAATCTGCCGTCTATTGTTCCGTAACCGGTAACAACTCCATCTGAGAGATAGGTTTCTTTGTCCAATCCGAAATCTATACTGCGGTGACAAACAAAC
It includes:
- a CDS encoding sodium ion-translocating decarboxylase subunit beta, with the translated sequence MGQLFDFMAHGFDQFFKYTAFPHFTIGHIVMLAVGLSFIYLAIAKEYEPLLLVPIGFGILVGNIPFLQGANLQIGIYEPGSVMSYLYFGVLKGIYPPLIFLGIGAMTDFSALLSNPKLLLLGAAAQLGIFGAYMIALYLGFLPEQAAAIGIIGGADGPTAIFLSSKLAPELVGAIAISAYSYMALVPVIQPPIMRLLTNDKERRIRMKPPRSVSKTEKILFPILGLLLTTLIVPSAMPLLGMLFFGNILKESGVTKRLADTAKGALIDIVTILIGLTVGASTQATTFLTANSIGIFILGAVSFMIATTGGIVFAKVMNLFLKEGNKINPLIGNAGVSAVPDSARVSQVIGLEYDKTNHLLMHAMAPNVAGVIGSAVAAGILLSFFMG
- a CDS encoding OadG family protein; translation: MLLGLLLQIVTDSSAATVHKNSDLFREIDPLGIGMTVIGYVVVFMALLLLYAVFFNLSKVMQLNLKRLLRREGKSEEIKDEQEISGEVNAAIAMAIHLYYAEIHDKEDTVLTINKVSRTYSPWSSKIYGLRQHPR
- a CDS encoding biotin/lipoyl-binding protein, with protein sequence MKNFKFTIQGNKYDVNIINVEDNIAEIEVNGATYKVEVDKVIAQTKTPKLVRSVAVPSSESVPSQQKTSSPAAPKGAGFVKSPLPGVILGVHVREGDAIKVGTKLITLEAMKMENNINADKDGVIKSIKVRQGDSVLEGDILIEIGA
- a CDS encoding acyl-CoA carboxylase subunit beta; translation: MAMEEKIKELMALRQQAKLGGGEKRIESQHKKGKLTARERLELLLDEGSFEEFDMFVCHRSIDFGLDKETYLSDGVVTGYGTIDGRLVYVFSQDFTVFGGSLSEMYAQKICKVMDKAMKVGAPVIGINDSGGARIQEGVKSLGGYADIFQRNILASGVVPQISAVFGPCAGGAVYSPALTDFIIMSNKSSYMFVTGPKVVKTVTGETVNEEELGGAMVHGAKSGVTHFVADSEEEGISLIRKLLSYLPQNNLEDPPLIPCDDPIDRLDDSLNTVIPEATNKPYDVKDVIHAVVDYNEFLEIQRHYAPNIITGFARFNGMSVGIVANQPNYLAGVLDINSSRKAARFVRFCDAFNIPIVTFVDVPGFLPGTAQEYNGIIIHGAKLLFAYGEATVPKVTVILRKAYGGAYDVMSSKHLRGDINYAWPGAEIAVMGPKGAIEVLHQKELQLIPDPEERIKFVKDREEDYRKKFATPYVAAKYGYIDDVIEPRNTRFRVIRALQSLATKKDINPPKKHSNLPL